ctttttggggaaatgtcctctggtctgatgaaacaaaaatagaactgtttggccataatgagcattgttatatttggaggaaaaagggggggcttgcaagccgaagaacaccatcccaaccgtgaagcacaggggtggcagcatcatgttgtgggggtgctttgctgcaggagggactggtgcacttaacaaaatagatggcatcatgaggcaagaaaattatgtggatacattgaaacaacatcaagacatcagtcaggaagcttggtcacaaatgggtcttccaaatggacaatgaccccaagcatacatccaaagttgtggcaaaatggcttaaggacaacaaagtcaaagtattggagtggccatcacaacgccctgacctcaagccgatagaaaatgtgtgggcagaaatgaaaaagcgtgtgagagcaaggagacctacaaacctgactcagttacaccagctctgtctggaggaatgggccaaaattcacccaacttattgtgggaagcttgtggaaggctacccaaaacatttgacccaagttaaacaatttaaaggcaatgctaccaaatactaattgagtgtatgtaaacttctgacccactgggaatgtgatgaaagaaataaaagctgaaataaatcattctctactattattctgacatttcacattcttaaaataaagtgttgatcctaactgatggggactttttactaggattaaatgtcagtaattgtcaactgagtttaaatgtatttggctaaggtgtatgtacacttccaacttcaactgtaggttagTTTTACTTGTTCAATACATTTTTAACCATGCATTTATGATAAATTCTCATTAACAGAGCGATATTCTAACcatttctctttccttctttctccatctctcagcTGGCAGCATCGCTATGGGAACTGGGTCAAAGTCACATCATATGATTCAGAatttcaccccccctctctccgtctctctctccatctctctctgctcagCTGACTTGTATTtatgacagaggagggagagagacatggccTCAGACGGAGGAGACACTAGGCTAACAGGGAAATAGAAATTACAGTAACAGTATGCTACGGTGCCCAGAGCTACTGTGACTAGCCTAAATGGGGTAGATATTCTGTCTGAATGGGGTGATTGGGGGTTGATTAACGGGTGCGATCTGTATCCTTGTCTAGACCAGTTGTTCTCTTGTTGGACGAGGGTCCAACTGTCCTTATATGAGCCTTCCCTGCACCAAGTGATTATACAGTCTGTGACAGAGAAGAAGTCAGCGTTCACTAAAGACAGACTGGAGGTGTGAggaggaaatgtgtgtgtgtgtgtgtgtgtgtgttcttgcatgTGTGTGACCTCACGTCCTGTCATGTGGCCTGTAACTAGGTCAGAGGTCACAGAAACTGAGGAGGGAGTCTAAAACTATGGTCTCAACATTTTCCACTGATGCCACCCACTGACAGTCTCTGTAGCACGCTACACACAACAAAACCAACTGCTGAGAGATAGAAAGGAAATGTAAGGGTGTAATAGCATGTTTATTTATAAATAAGTATTGAAGCATAACAATATTAACAATGGACCAACAAGTACCAACATGTCTTTCAGTGTTGAGTTCCTGTTTAATTCATGATGATTGGAGTCTGAAGGCTGAAGAGTGCCCTAGCGTATGTGGTTACTGTGGGAACGAGCCTAACACTAGGCCTACTGGGAGCCCAGCACTAACCAACAGtatcatacatacacacaggctACCATGGGTGACATTTCAGATCAGCCCCAGGTATAAACATAGTATATACATCTAAAGTTCTAACCCCATCCTGGCTCACATCCACCCAGAGTCTACTGACACTACAGGAGTTCCATCCTCTCTCTgatcatatcaaacatctccgtTTGTACATAAGACTGGTTACGGACACACAACTGTGACAGAGCTGAATCATGCGGAGTGATACATCAGTTCCATCTGTCTTTAAACTTGATTGAATGTGCtttactgaccccccccccccccccccccaccaccaccaccaccacaggcatcacacacacactcttactaATCCCTGTATGATTCACCAAACCCTAGTTCATCAGCATTCTGCAGACACACTCTGAGGGGATGGATGGATAAATGGTTTCGTGGTAGCGCTGTATGAAATAATGAATACATGGATAGATGGATAGTAAATGGATGAATGTATTTATGATCATGAGTTTAGAACCTGCTGAGGGCCATGCGGAGCATCAGAGCCCCAAGTAGCAGAGCAGGGCTGGCTCCCAGGGCTCCAGCTGTGTTTTTGTGCTCCCCATGCTGGTGGCCCTTATGAGGCCCATTGCAGTCATCAGTGAAACAACACTCCATCTTGGCTCCAGAGTTGCCACTGTGGGCCTTATCACAGAATGCTTTGTAGGAGCATGACTTCATCACCGTGTCTGAaacacaggagggagggagggaggagagaggagtgtgaggaaaggagaaaggggagagaggagtgtggaagaagggagagagagaggagagaggagtggagaagggagggagagtgagaggaaagATGTGAGGaattacatttgtttttgttttacagCTTTTCatctacatatacatacatagtACATACACTGTGCTTTTATATACAGCAATCACATAACTATTTTCTTTCCAAcattttgatttaactaggcaagtcagttagtggcaggtagcctagtggttagcatgttaggccagtaaccgtaaaggttgctggatcgaatcccagagttgacaaggtaaaaatctgtctttctgcccctgaacaaagcagttaacccactggtcccCGGTAAgctgtcattgcaaataagaatttgttcttaactgacttgtctagttaaataaattatttacaatgacggccaaacccggacaacgctgggctgccctataggactcccaattgTGGTTGATAAAGACTGCTGGGAATTTATCCAGAATCCTGAGAGATGATGACACAGTGATTACAGGGCACGGCGAGGGAGAACTACTGCTGACAAAAGAGAGAAATACGTACACATGTACTCTATAATGTCCGCGGTCATTGATTTAGTGTGTTAAATAGTATAGTAGCTTGAAGACTTGTGTTTATTTAGCTTTAAAATCGGTTTTGTACAAGATGTGTTCGTGTCAGTTCCACAGTAGCTAGAACACCGATAATATACAATTCAAGTCTAAAAAGTATACCTTGCGGATCTTTGCGGAATTTAACATTTTTGCAATCCAATAATTTTAGATCTACAGAAGTGTCTATAGGAGGCAGGGTCTAGGGGGTCGATGTGGATTTCGGCACTTGTACATCTGTGCTCTACTTTCTGCTGTGTATAGTCAAAGATAGTTCATCTGTGTTGTTTTCAATTGGATGAAAATTAATCATAGTACCGTGTTCTAGCAGGTATTTGCATATTTCAAAAGTGCACATGTGCTATAACTCAATTCGCCCTTGCACTTCTTGTAAACAATGCAATTTGTAGAAACGTTGGCAAAGGGTAACATCTACAAAACGTAGTGCACTCTGTTCTTAACAGattttagttttgggaacagaaaccTGAATTGAGAGCTTTCCTTAGATGACAAAATCTGCAGAATGTTGGCCCAGTTCTCTCTCGCGCCATATTCCCCCACTGCagaccactgggcttcctctctcgCGCCATATTCCCCCACTGCagaccactgggcttcctctctcgCGCCCTATTCCCCCACTGCagaccactgggcttcctctctcgTGCCATATTCCCCCACTGCagaccactgggcttcctctctcgCGCCATATTCCCCCACTGCagaccactgggcttcctctctcgTGCCATATTCCCCCACTGCagaccactgggcttcctctctcgCGCCATATTCCCCCACTGCagaccactgggcttcctctctcgCGCCACATTCCCCCACTGCagaccactgggcttcctctctcgCGCCATATTCCCCCACTGCagaccactgggcttcctctctcgCGCCATATTCCCCCACTGCagaccactgggcttcctctctcgCACCATATTCCCCCACTGCagaccactgggcttcctctctcgCGCCATATTCCCCCACTGCagaccactgggcttcctctctcgCGCCATATTCCCCCACTGCagaccactgggcttcctctctcgCGCCACATTCCCCCACTGCagaccactgggcttcctctctcgCGCCATATTCCCCCACTGCagaccactgggcttcctctctcgCGCCATATTCCCCCACTGCagaccactgggcttcctcttcACATCATATTTGGTGGAGAGTGGAAGTTCAACCGGATGCTTCAGATGTATACTGCCGGTGAAACATATGGCTCCTTGTTCTATCTGTGGTGTAGTGCTGATGGTGGtgccacagagtttctaaacccagaccAAGTCAGTGGGAGAAGTAA
The genomic region above belongs to Oncorhynchus mykiss isolate Arlee chromosome 6, USDA_OmykA_1.1, whole genome shotgun sequence and contains:
- the si:ch211-113d22.2 gene encoding activin receptor type-1C, coding for MKTVLALLMLVCLACHSHALKCHSCVASNEDDCTKQGSTTCPQFADACSTITGQNTVMKSCSYKAFCDKAHSGNSGAKMECCFTDDCNGPHKGHQHGEHKNTAGALGASPALLLGALMLRMALSRF